The Halichondria panicea chromosome 10, odHalPani1.1, whole genome shotgun sequence region tGGTTGGaggctctacagcatatacgTACTAGATAGAaacgctttttaacaaggaatccaatggtatatgaaactttgaatttcagtgaaggatgacaaagttatgacaactttgtgaaggtcaaactcaacataAATATAGACTTTAGTAAAGATCTATGAACAGAAAATGGGTCAGAAGCGATAGAGGCGAAACCAAGAGGTCAAGAGTATGAAACCATGCAAACACATGAACCCCCAACCAATATATTGCCAATTTGGTCTTCTTTCCGTCTGCAACCAAGAGGGCGGGGGGTATGAAACCAAATACATGAAACTCCCCTAACCCATATATTGGTCTTCTTTCCGTCTGCAACTAAGAGTTCAAGAGTATGAAACCAAACACATGAACCTCCCAACACAAATATTGCTGGTTTTCTTTCCTCCTGAGAAGTATACCCACATTTCTGTGGGTCACTATAATCAGCTCCATGACTGAATTTGTATACTAACACCTTCTATCAGCTGAGAGgcttacatgtactatagCACTAAATTACGACATTGAGCAAAATTTCACTAGCGACACCTAAGTATACATGAACAAAAGTCTAGATGATTCGCAGCTGAAACTTCTCCCACCTATACGAGTCACgtagccccccccccatactAGTAATATAGTGAGAGTATATACAAATGGATGAGTCAATAATCGTCCTGTCCATGCATGTGCTAATTTTCACCTAATAATTAAACTTGGGGGAAAATGAACTAATATAGATATCAGACGTCGAATATGATATCTGCTCAGAAAACTTGCTGTGGACAGTGTAAATTGTAATCATATGGCACCCCATAGGTACCTATACTATGTCTGGCGTTTGCACTATTAATTCCTTCCATTTTCTGCATGTGTTCAAGGCCTTTTTTCCCCCTAGCCAAGGTTACCCACTGATACATGACTACCGACTATACACAGATACTATAGTCTTCATGGACAGGAAATTAGTCAGAGGCAGGTATTCCCCAACCAGGTCAGGGTATAAAAAGGCTAACTTGCAACTCTGaaactatacacatgcacaatctGCTAAGGCTAAGCAAAAATGGCAGAATTAGCTGAGAAGATACAGCAAGGGAGAGATGACAGGGTGAAGGTGGACCCAATGACCTTCCCTCCCTACAACTGGATCTGTCACTTGAACATCGACGACAAGTACGGTGCAACTGGCTTCAAGATCAATCTACCTCATGTCAACAACTACACTGTTGTTGTCACCGCTGCACACAACTTATGGATAGATAATTCCTATCCCAACAAAGTCACGTTGAAATATCCAGGAAAGGATGAAGTAATTGAAGCAATTGCAGAAAATTTTTATATACCAAAGGAATATGACAACCCAGACGATACTCCGAACTACGATTATGGTCTGATATTCTATCTGGATCATGAAAGCTGCAACGATGGATTCGGTTGGACGACTGAAATAAAAGACGAAGAACTACTTGGACGTATTGTAACCATTTGCGGGTATCCAGGCGATAAACAGATCAGAAGTATGTGGATCACAGGAACAGATATAACGAAGGTTCACCCACTTCGTATCGAATACTTGACCGATACATGGGCGGGGCAGAGTGGGAGCCCGATATACACCTGGTACCATGGCTACTGGACAGTCGTTGGTGTTCACACTTACGGAGGTGATGAATACAACTTTGGTCGACGCTTTGGGTTGCAAATGATCTCTAGATTCGTGAAAAAAATGAACTGCTTGAAAGCACTTCAATCAGTGGCATATCCAGACGCTTATCTTCGTTGTTATAAAAGAAAAGAGTCGTTTGATGGGGAAAAAATCAATTGCCAATACCTTGAACCAGGTGATTTAGGGAAATTTTATATCTACCCCGTGTATATGCCACCGTCCTTAGCCCACGCCGATATCCTTCCAAAATTTGTCATTGAAAGTGCAAATACTGAAGACTTGTTCCTTCGTCTGGAGATCGAGGGAATGACACAAAATGATAAATACGTTGGGGGTGGCAAAGTGTATAGCAGTGTGTGCGAGGATAGCAAGGTCAATGAGACAGAAATGTTTTATCTgagaaaagaaacaagagaaGACGCTGTTTACTCATTTATAAGCGTGGCATACCCGACTTGCCGCATACGAGTAGATGGCAGAAATGTGAGAAGGAATGAGCCTAATGGTTCTGGAAAAGTCAACTGCCAGTACTACG contains the following coding sequences:
- the LOC135343091 gene encoding uncharacterized protein LOC135343091: MAELAEKIQQGRDDRVKVDPMTFPPYNWICHLNIDDKYGATGFKINLPHVNNYTVVVTAAHNLWIDNSYPNKVTLKYPGKDEVIEAIAENFYIPKEYDNPDDTPNYDYGLIFYLDHESCNDGFGWTTEIKDEELLGRIVTICGYPGDKQIRSMWITGTDITKVHPLRIEYLTDTWAGQSGSPIYTWYHGYWTVVGVHTYGGDEYNFGRRFGLQMISRFVKKMNCLKALQSVAYPDAYLRCYKRKESFDGEKINCQYLEPGDLGKFYIYPVYMPPSLAHADILPKFVIESANTEDLFLRLEIEGMTQNDKYVGGGKVYSSVCEDSKVNETEMFYLRKETREDAVYSFISVAYPTCRIRVDGRNVRRNEPNGSGKVNCQYYALNKSTKKSTGPYFEGLKKAYRSAKDEERIQMLIK